Proteins encoded together in one Drosophila albomicans strain 15112-1751.03 chromosome 2R, ASM965048v2, whole genome shotgun sequence window:
- the LOC117575984 gene encoding microtubule-associated protein tau isoform X8, with translation MFGSTSTSKERNGEKPVSASGYVDYTEPYDSSDQPKQQSSSEFVPRSTVEQVNPPATQQRAQANANYAQPNPSYNTDPERRAPQPVTYTEPERIAVQRTQPNPSYVQPNPVHVDAERSVPQRAQQPSADFTRLRSNVLPVEQTQHNPKERTLSTNYNTNSTANSSADYVLKERSNANFVLPSQMRPALGPPQPRPPFAGARPMVGVGPRPPMPPNMVGRPMPPPLRPTDSKSNLLMGPPPPMRPGMPPPQLSQQSMQQARLPNAGGGGPLSPPGQGPPRPQGQGFPWSAGPPPPGARPPQNMQRPPPPTFARPMPGQPLQAPFRPQLYNPQGPQGQPQQQQQQQPLHQQLPQQLRPPSSAGMHNDNDDDDVIMGQAVTPLKTFNMRSDPMGSPLLEETEPPFDTSTPSPTDALPKSKKGDNDSGVDESTQEKDRNGPNSPSSPVKTPTSSSSKPDKSGISRPPSATPSNKSASKSRSTSKNRLLLKTPEPEPAKKVPMNKVQVGHAPSPNLKAVRSKIGSLDNATYKPGGGNVKIESKKIDIKAAPRIEAKNDKYMPKGGEKKIVTTKLQWNAKSKIGSLDNAAHKPGGGDKKIETLKMNFNDKAKSKVGSKDNVKHQPGGGDIKIQSQKIEIKAQSKVGSLDNVKHKPGGGEKKIFDDKDYLKNVEHSVALTTPPTQSPQPSMTASTSGADENLNQQS, from the exons ATGTTTGGCAGCACATCAACTTCGAAGGAACGGAATGGAGAGAAGCCCGTTTCCGCTTCCGGGTATGTGGACTACACGGAGCCTTACGATAGCAGCGATCAACCCAAGCAGCAGTCGAGCTCAGAGTTTGTACCACGCTCCACGGTGGAGCAAGTGAATCCGCCAGCTACACAACAACGAGCTCAAGCGAATGCTAACTACGCTCAGCCTAATCCCAGTTACAACACAGACCCAGAGCGACGTGCTCCACAGCCTGTAACTTATACAGAACCTGAGCGCATTGCTGTCCAGCGTACACAGCCTAATCCCAGCTACGTTCAGCCCAATCCCGTTCATGTCGATGCGGAACGCAGTGTGCCACAGCGAGCACAACAACCCAGTGCCGACTTCACTCGTCTGCGCAGCAATGTGCTGCCCGTGGAGCAGACGCAACACAATCCGAAAGAACGCACGCTTAGCACCAACTACAACACAAATTCCACAGCCAATTCAAGTGCCGACTATGTGCTTAAAGAACGCTCCAATgcgaattttgttttgccctCGCAGATGCGACCAGCGCTTGGTCCGCCCCAGCCGCGACCTCCCTTCGCCGGCGCCCGTCCCATGGTCGGTGTGGGTCCCCGACCGCCCATGCCCCCGAATATGGTGGGCAGACCgatgccgccgccgctgcggCCCACAGACAGCAAGAGCAATCTGCTGATGGGTCCGCCACCGCCCATGAGACCGGGCATGCCGCCGCCGCAGCTCAGTCAGCAGAGCATGCAGCAAGCGCGTTTGCCCAATGCCGGTGGAGGAGGACCCTTAAGTCCACCGGGACAAGGACCACCCAGGCCACAAGGCCAAGGTTTCCCATGGTCAGCTGGACCGCCGCCGCCTGGCGCAAGGCCACCACAGAACATGCAACGACCGCCGCCGCCAACATTTGCACGTCCCATGCCCGGGCAGCCGTTGCAGGCGCCCTTCCGACCCCAGCTCTACAATCCACAAGGGCCACAGGGGCAaccccaacagcagcagcaacagcagccgctgcaTCAACAGCTGCCACAACAGCTGCGACCACCGTCGTCGGCGGGCATGCACaacgataatgatgatgatgatgtcatCATGGGTCAGGCGGTGACGCCGCTGAAGACGTTCAACATGCGCAGCGATCCGATGGGTTCGCCGCTGCTGGAGGAAACGGAGCCACCATTTGACACCAGCACACCGTCGCCCACAGATGCATTGCCCAAGAGTAAGA AAGGTGACAATGACAGCGGCGTGGATGAGTCCACTCAAGAGAAG GATCGCAACGGACCGAATTCACCGAGTTCACCGGTTAAGACGCCCACATCGAGCTCCTCGAAGCCAGACAAGTCGGGCATCTCCAGGCCACCGAGTGCCACACCATCGAATAAATCAGCATCCAAGTCGCGCAGCACCTCCAAGAATCGTCTGCTGCTCAAGACACCCGAACCCGAGCCGGCCAAGAAAG TTCCAATGAACAAGGTACAGGTTGGCCATGCGCCGTCGCCCAATCTGAAGGCGGTACGTTCGAAAATCGGTTCGCTGGATAATGCCACCTACAAACCAGGCGGCGGTAATGTCAAAATCGAGTCGAAGAAGATCGACATTAAGGCTGCACCACGCATCGAGGCCAAGAACGACAAATATATGCCCAAAGGTGGCGAGAAGAAG ATAGTTACAACAAAGTTGCAGTGGAATGCCAAGTCGAAAATTGGCTCATTGGACAATGCGGCACATAAGCCTGGCGGCGGCGACAAGAAGATCGAGACACTGAAAATGAACTTCAATGACAAGGCCAAGTCAAAGGTTGGCTCCAAGGACAATGTGAAGCATCAGCCCGGCGGTGGCGACATCAAG ATACAATcgcaaaaaatagaaattaaggCACAAAGCAAAGTTGGCTCTTTGGATAATGTAAAGCACAAGCCCGGTGGCGGTGAAAAGAAGATTTTCGATGATAAGgattatttgaaaaatgttgaacaCTCTGTTGCACTGACAACACCACCAACACAG